In Flavobacterium luteolum, the DNA window TGTCTGTCCATTTGGTTTCCACCCACAATACCTTCAGCACGTGTGTTAGTATAAGAGAAATAACCTTGTGCTTTTTCGTTACCAGCTGTAACTGTCAAAGTGTTTGCTAAGTTATATCCTGTTTTGTAGAAATCAATAACGTTGTTTTTCTGTGGAGAATAGCTTTGTGTAGCTGGTCCAGCATAATTTGGATTACGAACCAACTGCCATGCAGATACCTGACGTCCGTCTAAAGGTGCACCCCAGCTTGAGCTTGAGTTAGAAACATAATTTCCGTTTGTTCCTTGACCGTATTCGTTTTGCAAGTTCATCAAATTATAAGCAGAAGAAGCCATAAAGTTAGATGATAACGAAACCGAAGTTTTTCCAGCTTTACCCGATTTAGTTGTAATTACGATTACACCATTTGATGCTCTAGAACCATAAAGAGCAGCTGCAGATGGTCCTTTAAGAACAGTCATCGAAGCAATGTCTTCTGGGTTAATGTTAGAAATACCATCAGGTTGTGTAGTTCCTCCTGTATCAATATCAGGATTTGTATTTGTTGTTCCGTTAGAAATTGGCACACCATCTACTACGTAAAGAGGCTGGTTGTTTCCATTTAACGATCTGTTACCTCTTAAAGTAATTCTAGAAGAAGAACCAACACCATTTGAAGTAGTTGAGAAGTTAAGACCTGCAACTTTACCAGAAAGTGAGTTGGCAACGTTTAATGATCTTGCTTCAGATAACTCGTCTACAGAAACGTTTTGTGCAGAATACGTAATGGCTTTTTTCTCTCTTTTAATACCAAGAGCGGTAACCACTACTTCTCCTAACTGCTGCGTATCTGGGCCAAGAGTTACATTAATTGTAGATTGTGATCCCACAGCAACTTCTTTTGTAGCAGATCCTACATAAGTAAAAACTAAAACTGCTGATTGATTTGGAACACTAATACTGTACTTACCATCAAAATCTGTTGAAGCACTTGTTTTAGTTCCTTTAACAATAATATTTGCTCCAGGAATCGGAATCCCGCTTTGAGCATCTGTTATCGTTCCTTTTACTGTTGTCTGCGCTTCTAGGGCTTGAAACCCAAAAAGGCATATGACAAACAGTAATTTTAGTACGTTTTTAATCATATTAGTTGTTTTTTTAGAGTTAATAACATGTTAAACTTAAGAATACATTCTGTTAACAAAATATAATTTCGACAAATGACAATTTTGAAAAGGTGTTGGTAAATCTTAAGCGTTTTATTGAAAGAAAACGTTTTCATTTGTAATCTTACTCTGCCTTAAATTAAAAGGCCAAATTCTATTATTGAATAGAATTTGGTCTTTTATAATTGTATTCATTTTTTTAAAGTAAAAACGCCGAAAAATCTTCGGCGTTTTTTAGTTTTTAGTTCAAAACCTTGAATTTAGTTTTAAGTAAATCGGTCGAATTTCCACCAACCATCACTTCAAAATCTCCAGGCTCTACAACGCGCTTCATTTCTCTGTTCCAAAGAGATAGCTCATCTGGTGTAAGTGTAAACTCAACAGTTGTAGTTTCACCTTTTTTGATATTTAATCTTTTGAATCCTTTTAATGTTTTTTCAGGAGTTGTTACTGAACTGTAAACATCATTAATGTACAACTGAACTACTTCGTCTCCGTCTCTGTCTCCGACGTTTTTAACATCAACAGAAACTTTTACTTCTCCGTTTGGTTTAATTTCAGTAGTATTTAGTTTTAAATTAGAATATTCAAACTTCGTATAACTCAATCCGTAACCGAATGAATATAACGGATGCTCGCTTTCTGCTACATATTTATGAATCGCAGATGGTTTTTGGTTATAATATATCGGTAACTGCCCAACCGATTTCGGAACTGTAATTGGCAATCTTCCACCTGGATTATAATCTCCAAATAAAACATCAGCAACCGCTCTACCTCCTAATTCACCTGGAAACCATCCTTCTAAAACTGCTGGAATATTTTCAGCAATCCAATTTGTAGAAAGCGGACGACCGTTTAACAACACACAAACTACTGGAGTTCCCGTTTTTTGAATCTCTTCAATCAATTGCTGTTGGATTCCAAATAAGTCTAAAGAAGCAACATCTCTGTTTTCTTCTACCAATTCGTTAGATTCTCCTAAAACCACAATCGCAACATCTGCTTTTTTAGCCGCTTCGATTGCTGGCTGTAAGTTTACTTTTTCTAAATTCCAACGGAAATGAGCTCTGGCTCCCCAGCCTCCTTCCCACATTTCAATGCGGACTTTGTACTTTTTACCTTTTTCGATATTTTTTGGAGTTGTAACCATACTTGTCGCTCCCTTTGTCCAATTGTCAATTACCAATTGATCATCAATGTACATTCTAATTCCATCATCAGAACTTAAACCTAACCAGCCGTCAAGAGCTTGATCAGATTTTAAGAATCCTGTCCATCTGATAGAAAAATCATCCACATTCACACCATCACCAGGTGCCCAAGGCCAGTCAAATTCTAACTGACTGTCGATACGAGTCAATGCAGGATTTCCTTCTAGATTTCTGTTGTTGAAATATTCTCCTTTTAATCCGTTTTGAGATTCGTCTGGAGTAAATAAATATTTAGATGGAATAATCTGTCCTTTTACAATCAACGGAACTCCTTCTTCATAAACTACATTTGCCGTTTTTCCAACCAATTCCTTAACTCCTTCGAAAACCGTCATTCCAACACTGTTTTTTGGAGCATAACCTCCCAATCTTGAAGCATTTGCATTTGGTCCGATAACCGCAATATTTTTTAAGTTTTTGCTTAAAGGCAAAATATTGTTCTCATTTTTCAATAAAACCATCGATTTTTGAGCTGCTTCTAAAGCAACTGCTTGATTTTCTGGAGTATGAAAACGCTCTTTAATCAAGTTTTTATCTGTGTACGGATTTTCAAATAATCCTAATAAAAATTTCAAACGTAAAACTGCTCCCGCTGCACGGTCAATGTTTTCCATTGTCAATTTTTTTTCATTAACTAATTCAATGACTGTATTTTGCCAGAATTCGTTCGAAAAATCATAAAACTGCATATCAACACCAGCCGAAACCGCTTCTCTAATAGCATCTTTTGGAGAATCAGCCACTTTGTGAGTGGTCTGAATGTATTTAATAGCTCCTAAATCTGAAACTACAAGGCCTTTAAAACCCCATTCTTTTCTCAAAACATCCGTCAATAACCAATGATTGGCCGCACAAGGAATTCCGTCTAACTCAGAATAAGCACACATTGTTCCTAACGCACCACCTTTTCTAAATGCCTTTTCGAAAGATGGCAAATGATCTTCTCTTGCAGAACGTTCTCCAACCAAAATCGGCGAAGAATTTCCTCCCGCCTGTGGAATACCGTGAACGGCAAAATGTTTAGGCTCAGCAATAATAGAACGATCCGATTTTAAATCATCTCCCTGCATTCCTTTAATAAAAGCCAAACCAATTTCGCTGTTTAAGAAAGCATCTTCACCAAAAGTTTCAGCAACACGTCCCCATCTTGGTTCGCGTCCTAAATCTAAGTTGGGTCCAAAACCGAAATGAACTCCATGAGCTCTGGCTTCCATACCAATTACTTTTCCGACTTTGTCCATCGTAGCGATATCCCAAGTTGCTCCAAGACCAATGTTCATTGGGAAAGCGGTACTTCCTTCGTCTAAATAACCATGAAGCATTTCACACATAATCAAAGCTGGAATTCCCCAACGGTTTCCTTTAATTACATTGGTCTGTAAATCATTGATCATTTTTGCCGAACGCGGATACAAATCATGAATCGCTCCAATTCCTAATTTTCCGATTTTTTCTGCTGATTTAGATTTAGCAAAATCTTCTTTCTCTTTAAAAAAATCTCCTC includes these proteins:
- a CDS encoding glycoside hydrolase family 3 N-terminal domain-containing protein; its protein translation is MLQLRMRKTAIIFVMAVGFLNQIHAQKKYPYQDAKLPVEERVQDLLSRMTLEEKVRQMDMYRGDFFKEKEDFAKSKSAEKIGKLGIGAIHDLYPRSAKMINDLQTNVIKGNRWGIPALIMCEMLHGYLDEGSTAFPMNIGLGATWDIATMDKVGKVIGMEARAHGVHFGFGPNLDLGREPRWGRVAETFGEDAFLNSEIGLAFIKGMQGDDLKSDRSIIAEPKHFAVHGIPQAGGNSSPILVGERSAREDHLPSFEKAFRKGGALGTMCAYSELDGIPCAANHWLLTDVLRKEWGFKGLVVSDLGAIKYIQTTHKVADSPKDAIREAVSAGVDMQFYDFSNEFWQNTVIELVNEKKLTMENIDRAAGAVLRLKFLLGLFENPYTDKNLIKERFHTPENQAVALEAAQKSMVLLKNENNILPLSKNLKNIAVIGPNANASRLGGYAPKNSVGMTVFEGVKELVGKTANVVYEEGVPLIVKGQIIPSKYLFTPDESQNGLKGEYFNNRNLEGNPALTRIDSQLEFDWPWAPGDGVNVDDFSIRWTGFLKSDQALDGWLGLSSDDGIRMYIDDQLVIDNWTKGATSMVTTPKNIEKGKKYKVRIEMWEGGWGARAHFRWNLEKVNLQPAIEAAKKADVAIVVLGESNELVEENRDVASLDLFGIQQQLIEEIQKTGTPVVCVLLNGRPLSTNWIAENIPAVLEGWFPGELGGRAVADVLFGDYNPGGRLPITVPKSVGQLPIYYNQKPSAIHKYVAESEHPLYSFGYGLSYTKFEYSNLKLNTTEIKPNGEVKVSVDVKNVGDRDGDEVVQLYINDVYSSVTTPEKTLKGFKRLNIKKGETTTVEFTLTPDELSLWNREMKRVVEPGDFEVMVGGNSTDLLKTKFKVLN